DNA sequence from the Anaerosporomusa subterranea genome:
CCACTACGCGGACTCAGGCCTTTGCCTGAGCATGCAGCGCAAGTCGCATCCTTACCCTATGATGTGATGGATTCCAATGAAGCAAGGGATATTGTTAAACAAAACCCCAACAGTTTCTTGCGGGTGACAAAATCTGAGGTCGATTTGCCGCCAGACGTTGATTCACATACTGCGGTTGTTTATCAAAAAGCTCAACAGAACTTAGACGAATTTGTTGCTAAGGGGCTGCTACGGCAAGATCAGACCCCCTGTTATTATGTGTATAAACAAAAGTTTGGCGAACATGAACAGATTGGTCTGACAGCCGTAGTCTCAGTTGATGAATACGAAAAAGGCATTATTCGCAAACATGAATTAACCCGTCCGGATAAAGAGCAAGATCGGGTTGATCATATTTTGGCAACAGGTGCTCAGACAGGTCCGGTCTTTATGACCTATAAGGATAACGAGGCGGTCAACGCTTTGCTGGCATCTGCTATGATCACGCCGCCCGAAGTGGCGTTCACTGCTGATGATGGGATCTTTCACAGCTTGTATGTCGTCAGTGATCCGAAGCTAGTATTTGCGATTGAACAAGCTTTCGCTGCGGTTGACCTCCTCTATATCGCAGACGGACACCACCGCTCCGCGGCGGCAGCGCGGGCGCGAGACCAGCGGCGCAGCCAGAACCCTAACCATACAGGTCAGGAAGACTACAATTTCTTTTTAGCTGTGGCATTTCCTCATACAATGATGAAGATCATGGACTACAACCGGGTGGTCAGTGATCTTGCCGGCTTAACTGAGGCAGAATTTCTCAATCAGGTTAGCCAAAAGTTTTTAGTAACCGTCTGGGAAGACGGTGCGATGAAGCCTAGCCAGCCGCAAACCTTCGGCCTATATCTAGCCGGCCGTTGGTATAAACTGACCGCACGGCCTGAGGCTGTTCCGACGGATAGCCTGACAGGACGACTCGATGTCAGTATTCTGCAAGATAGTCTGTTAGCGCCGATCCTCGATATCCAAGATGTGCGGACCGATAAGCGCATCGGTTTTGTTGGCGGCATTCGTGGTATGGCAGAACTTGAGAAGTTAGTTGATAGTGGGCGCTTCGCGGCAGCGTTTTCCCTCTACCCCACTGCTATTGAAGACCTGATGGCTATTGCCGACGCCAATGAAATCATGCCGCCGAAGTCGACGTGGTTTGAGCCGAAGCTTCGCGACGCCATGGTGGTACATCTTATCGGGCGTTGATCTGCCCCCATCTGCGTTGTTAGCCCCGGTAAGCCATTGTTTGCGTACCCGTCCGTACGCGGCACTGCTGGCTTACCGGGGCTGCCTAGCATATGGAGGCACCTGAACGCCCTAGGAACGCGGAACTGAGACGGCGTGGTTGACATTCTCCTCTCGATAGGGGTGGTTCGAAGGGGCGGGGTGTGTTTCATAACTTAGTATTTCCGTAAAAACCAAAAGCGCTAGGCGAAACGATTTTCGCCTAGCGCTTTTTAAACTTTCTAAAAACGAGGAGGCACAGAGATGCCTCTTCTGCACTGGGAAGGACTTTCCAAACGAAAGCCGAATTATTAGTACTAACTCCTCTGTCAGCATATTTGTATAGCGGACAGGCATACTAGTTGCAATGCCACACCTTATGACGAAGGTGCTACCCCCTGCTCTGGCTGTTTAGGCTCGGACTGACTCTGATCTTGGGCTGCGGCAGACTGAAGTGTCACCGCAATACCGCCGATTCGTGGCACCAGCGCATTGAAAATGACCGCACAGGTAAGACCGGTTATGCCGAAGCCGAGTCCGCTGGCAAAGCCGAGGAATAAACCACCAAATATTCCAATCATGTCGCCTTCCGCGATACCAAGCAAAATGCCTAATAGACCGCCGAAACAGACGCCAGTACAGAAGGCAGCCTTCAGTACTGCGATGGGGCTTATCTGGGTTATTACATAGTTGTACAAACCAATTCACCCCTCGCGGGCGTTGATAAAGGCCTAGGCATCACTATTCTCAGCAACAACATCTCGGCCTTTCTGAACGCCCTGAATAGTTGACTAGAATTCAATTAAGGAGGCGGAACCAAATGTCTGACACTATCTACGATATCGCCATTATCGGCGGTGGCCCGGCTGGTCTTTCAGCCGCTCTGACCGGACGTATCCGCAACAAGAAGATACTGCTGTTTGAGCATCTTGGCTTTAGTGAAAAATTGCAAAAGGGCCATACGATCAACAATTATCTTGGCATACCCGCTGTGTCAGGTCAGGAACTGATGAAGCAGTTTGCTGACCACGTACTGAGCTATAGTCCTGAACTGGTCAAGGAAAAGGTTGTCAATATCTTTCCTGGTGACGGCATGTTTACCATCTTGACCTCGAAGTCTACCTATGAAGCCAAGGCTGTAATTATCGCTACTGGCGTAGTTGCCACAGGGCTGTTTGAAGGCGAGAAAGACCTGCTTGGCCGAGGCGTTAGCTATTGCGCCACTTGTGACGGTATGCTCTACCGCGATCAGGATGTAGCTGTCATCTCTTATACGCGTGAAGGTGAACACGAAGCTGAGTACTTAGCCGAAATCTGTCGTCAGGTCTACTATCTACCACAATATAAATCTGAGTTTAGCGCGATGCGATCAAACTTGGCGATCAAGACTGTGCGCCCGCGTGCTTTAAGCAATGAGGCTAACGCCATATCGTTGGCGACTGACAAGGAAAACATCAACGTCGGCGGGGTTTTCATTTTGCGTCAGTCTGATCCGGTGGAAAACCTGCTGCCCGGGATCGAGCTCGAGGGCGAAGTCATTAAAGTCAATCGGGATATGGCGACAAGTATTCCTGGCGTATTTGCTGCCGGCGATTGCACCGGCAAGCCTTGGCAAATCTCACGCGCTACCGGTGAGGGACTAGTCGCCGTACTCAGCGCCATTAGCTATCTCGACTCCCAAGCCAAAGCAGCCGGAGCGTAAACCAGCAGGATAATAAACCAAAGATCGGATAGAGGATGCTGATCAACCGCGAAAAACCGAACTGGCTAAACAGTAACGCCACAGGAAGAATAAACAGTATCGCAGTTTGCAATGGCAGATAGAACTGGCGCGATAGCTTTTCAGCCGTACCATACAGGCTGGCAATTGCAGTTGTGTACATCGCTCCTAGCAGAACGCCCGCATAGAGCCAATAATTCCAGGGATGCTGGATAAGGGAGAGCTCCAACATCGGCACTTCGCTGACAGCCAATTGCTCATAATGCGTTAACAGCAAAACAGTGATCCAAAATGATAGTAATCCCAGCAGTATGCCGCCGGACCAACCACCCGCACGGCGTACGCTTTTTTTTGCCGTCATCCGGCCTAATGGTGCTAAAATGGTTGCACCTAACACTAAATTATACGACAGGTATTGCATACTACTTCCCAGCCAATGCCAACTAAATGGCGGTTGGGGAATATTCTGCAATTCTTGCAGAAATTCCGCACTGCCATGGTACCAAAGAGAATAGATGCCCGCACCCAGCGTCGCTAGTATCAGTAACGGCATAATCAGTAGATTGACAGTCGCAATGCAGTCGACACCGCGAGCTGTAGTATACAGCAACAACACCGCCATCGCGGCTACACCGGCAAGGTACGGCAGATCCAAGAAATCTTGGGCGACCGCTCCTGTGCCTGCCAGCATAATGCATAGACCGCCAAATAAAAATACTACCGTGCAAGCATCTAACGCTGACCCGATTCTTCTGCCGCAGACTTGGTAGAGAATCTGATAATAACCTGTAGCGCCTAATTGATAACCTATATCTAATACATGGCTGCCTAAATAGGCAAAACCCCAGCCAGCCGCCACAACTCCCAACAGGCCCCAAACCCCATAGCAAGCAAAAAACTGTAACAATTCTTGCCCGGAGGCAAATCCAGCGCCAATCACCGTACCCACATAGGCTGCGGCAATCTTCGCCGCGGCTATTGTATCATGGCGGTTAATAGGAACACCTCCCTAAACAAGGCTATATAGCAATTGTATGAAGCAATAGGGCAAAAAAAAACCACGATTCGCAAATCATGGTCAGACCGTTGATAAACGCCCATCTGCGTTGTTAGCCCTGCGGGAGCGCGCTTGCCGTACCTGCGAACGTACTGATGCTATAATGCTCTTTTCTCAACTAGCATCAAGTCTCATAGGTAACAAAGCCTGCGCGCGCTTCCTCGGGCTGCCTAGTGATGCTACTCCGTTTTCCTGCGTCAGATAGTTGCTAGTCTCGTAGGTAACAACATCTGGACATTTCTCAACGGTCTGGAAACTAGGCTTATTCGATGACTAGGGGACGGTCCTTTTTCGTCAAACCTTGCATGTATCTGAGGCAGGAGGAAGAAAAGATTTGAGAGAATATATCCAGAAATCAGGAGGTGCGAATGTCACCGCTTCCATGCAGAAAAGTCTAAGACCTGGAAAATGCGAAGAACATCCGGTATAAAAATGAAGATACGAGAGGTGTTTGCTATACAATCGAAAACAGTCGAACAGTCCAAAGTCAGTATCGGCAATTTGATGCAACCGGAACATGCGAACCCGCCTGGCAATATTCATGGCGGTGAAATTATGAAATTGATGGACAATGCCGCTGCCATCGTCGCACTTAGGCATACCCGGACGAATGTCGCCACTAAACGGGTGGATCAGCTGGTGTTTCATCATCCTGTTCATGTTGGCGACTTTGTCATTTGCAATGCCCAATTGACGTTTGTCGGCAAGAGTTCGATGGAAGTGCTTGTCACCGTATTAGTCGATAATATAACAAAAGATCAACCAACCAAAGTTGCGCTAACTGCATTTTTTACCCTGGTAGCATTGGACGGGAATGGAATGCCTGCGGATGCGCCGCCACTAGCAATCATCACCGAAGAAGAACGCGTCTTATTCGAAGCAGGACGGCAGCGCTATTTGAGCTATAAGCAGCAACGTTTGAGATAAGACTGCGCCCTGAAGCTTTTTCCTTAAAACCTAAAGGCATGTTAACGCAAAGCCCGCGAAGCGTGCAAGCGGCGAAAAGCGGACTTTCAATATAAATTCCCTTTACGTTCTTCGATTCTTCGCGCTCTGCAATACGTCTTCGCCTCCAAGAAAACTGTGCATTAGGCAGCACATTGAGGTCAGGCTTGACGTATTGCGTTATTGGTCGCTCGCTCTTCCCGCCTCTTGTTAAACAGCGCTAGCAAATTTGGTGGTTGTTCTGATTGTAGTTTGTAATCCGGCGCAAGGTCGGTCACCTTTTCGACCGCTGCTTTAAGATCATAATAAACATCCCATTTGGCTTTTACTAGCTCGCTGCCTGTCAAGCGTAACAAATAGGCCGGATGGTAAGTGGCAATGGCTTCTATACCGTATTTTGTATTAAACCAGACGCCGCGGTCACGAGTGATCCGGGCATCTGGACTTTTTAGATATTTTAACGCTACACTGCCGAGAGCGACAATGACTTTCGGCATTACTGACTCGACCTCTTTGTCCAGCCATAAGTTGGCGCAAAAGCAAGCTTCATCGAGTGTTGGTGTGCGGTTGCCCTGTGGGCGGCATTTGATGATATTTGATGTATATATGCGATCACGTGTAGCTTTCACGCTAGCCAGGGCTTTATCCAGCAGTTGACCGGAGGGGCCGACCAGCGGTACACCGTACTGATCCTCGACGCCGCCCGGACCTTCACCGATAAACATAAAGGGTGATTGTGGCGAACCATTATATGATGTTGGTCCGATAGCGCTTTTTCGTAGCGGGCAGGCGTTGCAGGCAAGCAAGGATTGCTCTAGGGCGGAATGGTTTTGTGCCATAATAGTCACCTCGCTCCAGTAATTCGACTGTAGACGATAAAATTCCTATGTTATCGGCAATTTTAGCGCATCAGGATACAGGATTTTACCTCGTGAGGCAGAAAGGAGTTATTAAGTACAATCGGTTCTATTCTGTAATAACAAGGAGGGGTGTCTTTTGAACAAGGACTTTACTTGCCTGTTTGCTGGCGAGGCCGGTTATGGGGTAATGAGCGCAGGCTCAACGCTGGCTAAGGCTGCTGGTCGTAACGGATTGTGGGCGTTTGTTGTTAACGAGTACCCGTCTCTGATTAAAGGTGGCCTGAATACTTGCCTGGTTCGCCTGGCCGCTTCACCGCTGCAGGCGCATGAGGAGTCGCTTGACTTTTTTGCCGGTTTATCGCAAGAGGGGCTTGAACAAAATTACTCCCGCTTAAAGCCTGGCGCTGCACTTTTGGTTGACACGGCGATTAAAGTGGAAAGCAGCCGTTTGCCGTCAGACGTGCGGGTTTATCTGTTGCCTCTTATCCAAAAGGGCAGCGGCGATGTCGCTAAAATCATGTCCAACAGCGCGATGCTGGGGGCGTTTTGTGCGATCAGCGGTTTCCCGCTGGAATTGGTCGAAACTGTCCTAGCAGGCGAGTTTAAGCCGGAAGTATTTGCGAAAAACAGGGAATTGTTGCGTGCGGCGTTTGAACTTGCTGCTGAACAAGCTGTTGTTGCCTCGTTCCCATTACCTGTTGGCGCAAATCCAGCGCAAAAGATGTTGATCAATGGCAATGATGCGATTTCGATGGGGGCAATTCAGGCAGGCTGCAAATTTGCAGCAGGCTATCCAATGACCCCCGGATCCAGTGTGCTGACCTATTTGGCTGATCATGGGCCTCAGTTTGGCTTGGTGTTTAAACAAGCAGAGGATGAAATTGCCGCGATGAATATGTTGATCGGCGCTGGCTATGCCGGTGTGCGGGCGATTGGCTCCACCAGCGGCGGCGGCTTCGCGCTAATGGTAGAGGCGCTAGGCTTTGCCGGTTTGGCCGAAGTACCTGTTGTCATGGTTAACGCGCAACGCGGTGGTCCCAGCACTGGACAACCGACCCGTACAGCCCAGGCCGACTTGGCGTTTGTGATTAATTCCTCGCAAGGCGAATTTCCCCGGATTGTACTCGCAGTTGGCGATGTCGAGGAGTGCTTTGTTGAGACCTTCCGGGCCTTTAACTTAGCTGAGAAGTACCAGATTCCAGTGATTATTCTCACTGATAAATATCTCGCCGACTCTTCAGTGACTCATCCATTCTTTAACACAAATGGTTTAACCATTGAACGCGGCAAGTTGGCAGATGAGACTTGGCTGGCAGCCAATCGGCCGTATAAACGCTACGAGTTCACCGATGATGGCGTCTCGGTCCGCGCTGTGCCGGGAATGGCCGGTGGCCGTCATATAGCGACAAGCTATACCCATGGCGAGGACGGCTTTTATAGTTCCGGCAACCGCGAATATGCGGCAACCGAACCGGAAATTACGGTGAAAGCACTGGATAAGCTGTTTGCGAAGGAACCACATATTCTTGCAGAGCTTCCGGCTGTCAAACTTCATGGGCCGGAGACAGCTGACCTCACGCTTGTTGCTTGGGGCTCGACCAAAGGCGCTGCGCTTGAGGCCATGGAACTGGCCAAGGCTGCCGGTTTGAGCGTCAATCTACTGCAGGTGCTATATATGTCGCCGTTCCCGGCGGCAGCGGTTGAGGCTGTGCTCGGCAAGGCAAAACATACTCTGTTGCTTGAGGGCAATAAAACGGCGCAGCTAGGGGCGCTGATCCGCATGCACACCGGTATCTATATCGACGATAACTATTTGAAATACGATTCGCGGGCGTTTACGCCATCGCTTATTTTAGAGAAAATCAAGGAGGTGCTGGCATGAGCGCGAGTGATGTCAATCTCCAGTATGTTCCTACCTGGTGCCCCGGTTGCGGCAATTTCGGTATTTTCAATTCGTTGAAAAAGGCGTTTGCCACGCTGCAGCTCGACCTTGAGCAAACTGTTCTCGTCAACGGTATCGGCTGCTCCAGTAAAATTGGTCAATATGTTAACTGCTATCGCATCGAGACCTTGCATGGTCGCAGCTTGCCAGTTGCGACCGGCGTCAAGTTGGCCAATCATAGCCTGACCGTTATCGCCGAGGGCGGCGATGGCGACGGCATGGGTCTGGGCATGGGCCACTTTGTCCATACCGCCAGAAGAAACCTTGATATTAGCTACTTCATTCACAACAACCAGGTCTATGGACTGACCAAGGGACAGACCTCGCCGACAAGCGAACCGGGCATGCTGACTAAGTTTACGCCGCCGCCGCTCGGCAATGTCGAGCGTCCGGTTAACATTGTTGACATGGCGATCAGCCTTGGCGCTAGCTTTGTCGCCCGCTCCTATACGGGTGACATGAACCATTTGGCTGATATGATGGCTCAGGCGATTAGTCATCGCGGCTTTGCGGTTCTTGACATCCTGCAGCCCTGCGTGTCGTTCAATGCCATCAATACCTATGCCTGGTATCAACAGCGAGTCCGCCGCATCGCCGAGACCCACGATCCGGAAAATCGTGATCAGGCACGGGCTCTGGCAGGGCTATGGGGAGACGAGATCCCTGTCGGTGTATTTCTGCGTGAAGAGCGTCCTACGTTTGCCGACTCACTGGCGCAGCTAAAAGACGGACCGCTGGCTTCCCGCCCGCTCGAGGGTGCGGATATCAGCGGACTAATGGAAGAACTGGCCTAGTAGAGCAGGGGATAAGCTGCGACGAACCACAGAGTACACAGAGGTCGCAGAGTGGACACAGAGGGATCGAAACAGTGATTTTTAACACAAATCCCGTATTCCTCTGCGGGTGCCCTCCTCATACTCTGCGTACTCTGCGGTTAGCGTACTCTGTCCCTCCGTAGGCTCCATCTACCCACCGGCTCTTGTGATGTTCACTGCAAAATCCCGTTGACAAACCAGAATGAGCATGGTATAGTAAACGAAACAAAGACGTTTAGAGACTATAACAGGTCTCCGAACGTCTTTGTTTTATACCGTAAAATTAATGATATCATCATTAATAGAAATGTGATGAATGAAACGATTATTTGTTTGTCAAAGGAGCACTGCTTTTATGGAGACCAATGGCAAGGAGCTAAATGCTCTGCTGCAAAGGATGATTGACATCTCTAGTGATTCACCTACCTATGAAAAGCTGGCGCATTATATTGAAAAAAACTACATACGGATTATCTTTATGACAGCTGGAGAGTTAGCCAACGAAATCGATAGTAGTCAAGGCAGTGTTTCACGATTCTGCATCGCGTTAGGTTATCGCGGCTTCAATGATTTCCAACGCAGTTTGCAAAAGTTCGTTAGTAAAGAAATTACTGTTCCGCAGCGGCTGCAATATATTTCTCAGAATCAAAGCAGTCATAAAATTCGCAGCATCCTCACGATGGAACATAAGAATATTGATGAACTCGAAGCCATATTGTGTCAGCCATCTTATAGCGAGCTTGTCAAAAAAATCGTATCGGCTGAAGAGATTGTGCTGTTATCTGCGAGAATGTCGGCAACCCTGCTGCCTTATACCTTTTACGTGTTAAATAAAATCAGAAATGGCGTTTTTCAAGTGACGCCGGAACATCCTTCGTGGGAAACCTTAAATCTGCGTTATCCTAAAACCACCTTGGTGTTTGCCATCTCTTTTCCCCGCTATCCTAACGTGTTAGTCAATAAACTGCAAGAGCTGCGGACAGAGGGATTCTCGATTGCGGCTATTACCGACAGCATGATTTCTCCGATTGCTAATTTAGCGGATCCGATTATTCATGTTCCCATTACCATATCGTCGATTTTCGATATTTATAGTACACCAATGATGTTTTTAAATCTTTTGCTGCGAGATGTGGCAAAAGAAATAGATGGGCTGGACCAGCGATTAAGTCGATTTGAAAGCATGGATTCATTAAATAATATTTATTATAAAAGCACAGCAGACACTAATTAATTCGACCGAATAATGCATATATGTTTTGTTGGCAAACAAAGGCGTTTGACATGTAATCACTAGCGATGTGGTTATGTCTAAACGTCTTTTTGTTTAAAATAGCGAAGCCCTAGTACCTTGCATCACCTAAAAATTTGGCTTATATTGCGGTCTTTTTTCGTCCTGCTTCGTTGTCGTCGCCTTACAGATTCTCGATCTGCGCGGCTTCTCCGCCTCGCAAGACAAAAAAATCTCCACAATCTAATCTCAAACTTTAAGTGACGCAAGGTACTAGGTTTCGTCCAATATATAAGTAAACTGAGCAATGATTTAAATTTGAGAGGAAGATGTACAAATGAAAAAGCTAATCAGTTTATTGGCTGTGGCGGTCTTCACGTTTCTATTGGCAGGGTGTTCCGGCGGCAATGCGCCGACGGCAAAAAGTGACAGTGTGCTGGCAAAGATTAAGAAGGATCAAGTGCTTACGGTCGGCACAGACGCTACCTTTAAGCCATTTGAGTATAAGAACAATGGAAAGTACGAAGGCTTTGATATTGATTTAATCGAAGCAGTGGCTAAAGAATTGGGCGCAAACAAGGTTGAATATGTAGATACCGAATTTAAGGGCCTGATTCCCGGCTTGCTGGCAAAAAAATATGATTTGGTTGTTTCAGCCATGTATATTACTGATGAACGCAAGCAGACGATTAATTTCTCTGACACCTATTTTCCCGGCGGACTGTCTATTATGATTAAAAATTCCAATACGGCGGTCAAAGGAATTAATGATCTGAAGGGTAAGAAAGTTTCGGTTCAAATCGGAACGAAATCGGCTAAATATCTGGAAGAAAAGTATAAAGATATTATCCTGGTCAAGGTAGAAACCAATAATGATATGTTCATGGAATTGGAAACCGGCAAAGTTGACGCGGTGGTTACCGGCTTGCCTGCTGCCAAGACGTACGCTAAAGCAAAGGGAACAGTCAAGGTGCTGCCAGAAACACTAACCGAGGAATTCTATGGCTATGGCCTGCGCAAAGATGATGCAGAATTAGCGAAGGCGGTAAACGCGGCGTTGAAAAAAGTCAAAGATAATGGTACTTATGATCAAATCGTTAAAAAGTGGTTCGAGTAATTCTTCTACAGTAAAAGGGGGCAGATGCTTCTGCCCCTACCGATCATACGGAGGAATTTGTTATGGCATTTGATTTTTCGGTCATATTCCTTGGACAGAATGTTCACTTTCTGTTATATGGGTTACTATCTACGATCTTCTTTTCTGTATCAAGCTTTGCGTTGAGCCTATTGATTGGTACGGTTATTGCTTTCGGACAACTATCCAGCGTAACGATATACCGAGCCTTTTCTCTAGCCTATCTATCGTGGTTTAGGGCGACTCCCTTGCTGGTTCAGTTATTCATGCTTTACTATGGTCTTCCGCTTGTACTGCATGTGGATACGGTTGCCTGGATTTCCGGCATTATTGCGCTGGGGATGTATAGTGGTTCTTATTCCTCGCAAATTATCCGGGGAGCGATTCAATCGATTGACCGCGGACAGATGGAGGCGGGACGCTCCTTAGGGTTTTCTTATCCGCAAACTATGCGAAAGATCATTATTCCACAGGCCTTCTTGCGTATGCTTGCACCTTTGACGAATGAATTCATCTCTCTAACCAAAAATTCTTCCCTGCTGTCAACGATAACCGTTGTCGAGTTATTCCGGCAAGCAAATATCCTGATTGCCGATACCTACCGGACCATGGAGTTTTTAGTCGCAATCGCTGTTCTTTATTATCTCTTCAACAATTTGATCGGTTATGTGGGAATGGCGTTAGAAACCCGGTTTCGTACAGGAGGAGAATTGCAATGATCCATATTACCTGCTTAAATAAGTTCTTTGGTCAGCATCATGTGTTAAAGAACATTGACCTTACGATTGAACAAGGCAAGGTATTTGTCATTATCGGCCCGTCCGGCTCTGGGAAAAGTACGCTGCTGCGGTGTATTAACTATCTGGAGACCTATAGTGATGGCGAGATCACCATTGATGGGAAACCGATGGGGCGAAAATTAATCAAGGGTCAGTCGGTGGAAATCCCAGCGTCAGAGTTGAATCAAGCCAGGCAGGACGTCGGGATGGTATTTCAATCCTTCAATCTGTTTCCCCACAAGACGGTTCTGCAAAATATCACGATGGCGCCGCAGTCGCTAAAAGGGATGAGCGCTGCCGAGGCGGAAGCCTTAGCCATGCAGCTGCTGAAGAAAGTGGGCCTTGAGGAGAAAGCCCATGTGCTGCCATACAATTTGTCCGGCGGGCAAAAGCAGCGGGTCGCAATCGCCCGAGCTCTGGCGATGCAGCCGAAGGTGATGCTGTTTGACGAACCGACCTCTGCCCTAGATCCTGAAATGGTTGGCGAAGTGCTGCAAGTGATGAAGCAGTTGGCCAAGGAAGGCATGACGATGGTCATTGTCACTCACGAGATGCGGTTTGCGAAAGATGCAGCTGATCAAGTTCTCGTGCTGGATAATGGAATCATTATTGAGCGAGACAAACCGGATAAAATATTCGTCAATCCTACCCACCCCCGCACCAAAGAATTTCTCAGCAAGGTTCTGGAGAATTAGCCTGACTGCGCTGACGCTACATCAGGCAAGAAAAGAGGCAATCACGATGACCGATTCACTCTCAGTCAACAAAAACAGAATTCAGGCGCGGCTGCAGGCTCTGGCTGCCATAGGCAAAAATGCCGAAGGCGGTATTGACCGCAGTTTCGGCAGCGCCGCCGATTTGGCAGCCAGAGCGCATGTTATCGCAGTGTTGAAAAACGAAATTGGCGCAGCCGTATCGATTGACCCGGCTGCTAACATATGGGCCGGAGTCAATGAACACTCCCCTTTGCCGCCAATCGCCGTAGGCTCCCATCACGACACGGTGCTGAACGGCGGCATGTATGACGGCGCCTTAGGCGTTATTTTAGCCATAGAAGTGCTTCAGGTAGTAAAGGAAACGAACTATCCCCTGCGGCATCCAGCGGCGATGGTCTCGTTTACCGCCGAAGAACCGAATCCATTTAATCTATCGACACTTGGCAGCCGACTCGCAACGGGAAAGTTAGACCCTGACAAGCTGCTGCAGATAGAAGATACTGTTCATCACATCAGCTTAGCGGATGCGCTGGCAAAAGCAGGCGGCTCGATAACCAATCTGACGGCAGCCAGACTGCAGCCTGGCCAATTGAGCGCCTTTATTGAATGCCATATTGAGCAGGGCAAACGATTGGATAGCCGGGAGATCCCCCTGGCTGTAGTATCCCATATAACCGGTATCTACCGGGAAACTGTTCATGTTTGCGGTGAAGCCAATCACGCGGGGACTACGCTGATGAATGACCGGCACGATGCCTTATTGACGACGTCCGAGTTTTGTCTCGCTTTTGAAAAAGTACTTAAAGCAGTCAATCGAGACGACGTGGTCGGTACCATCGGGCAGATGGAGCTATTTCCTAACTCGGTTAATATTATACCTGGCGAGGCCTCGTTGACGATGGAGATTCGTACTCCTGATCAGGCTGTGTTATCCGCGATTCTTGCCGATTTAGCCAAGTGTGTTGAAGAGATTGAAACAGCCCGGGGTGTAAGCATCCAGCGGAGCGTGCTGTTAAATCAAGACTCTGTCGCCTTGGATGATACGATTATGGCTGCCATGGTAAGAGAAATCGAGCTGATGGCGGAGCCCTGCGTCACACTAGCCAGCATGGCGGGGCATGATGCCACTCATCTGGCCAGCATAA
Encoded proteins:
- a CDS encoding uracil-DNA glycosylase, which translates into the protein MAQNHSALEQSLLACNACPLRKSAIGPTSYNGSPQSPFMFIGEGPGGVEDQYGVPLVGPSGQLLDKALASVKATRDRIYTSNIIKCRPQGNRTPTLDEACFCANLWLDKEVESVMPKVIVALGSVALKYLKSPDARITRDRGVWFNTKYGIEAIATYHPAYLLRLTGSELVKAKWDVYYDLKAAVEKVTDLAPDYKLQSEQPPNLLALFNKRREERATNNAIRQA
- a CDS encoding thiamine pyrophosphate-dependent enzyme; this translates as MSASDVNLQYVPTWCPGCGNFGIFNSLKKAFATLQLDLEQTVLVNGIGCSSKIGQYVNCYRIETLHGRSLPVATGVKLANHSLTVIAEGGDGDGMGLGMGHFVHTARRNLDISYFIHNNQVYGLTKGQTSPTSEPGMLTKFTPPPLGNVERPVNIVDMAISLGASFVARSYTGDMNHLADMMAQAISHRGFAVLDILQPCVSFNAINTYAWYQQRVRRIAETHDPENRDQARALAGLWGDEIPVGVFLREERPTFADSLAQLKDGPLASRPLEGADISGLMEELA
- a CDS encoding DUF1015 domain-containing protein, with translation MAIVKPLRGLRPLPEHAAQVASLPYDVMDSNEARDIVKQNPNSFLRVTKSEVDLPPDVDSHTAVVYQKAQQNLDEFVAKGLLRQDQTPCYYVYKQKFGEHEQIGLTAVVSVDEYEKGIIRKHELTRPDKEQDRVDHILATGAQTGPVFMTYKDNEAVNALLASAMITPPEVAFTADDGIFHSLYVVSDPKLVFAIEQAFAAVDLLYIADGHHRSAAAARARDQRRSQNPNHTGQEDYNFFLAVAFPHTMMKIMDYNRVVSDLAGLTEAEFLNQVSQKFLVTVWEDGAMKPSQPQTFGLYLAGRWYKLTARPEAVPTDSLTGRLDVSILQDSLLAPILDIQDVRTDKRIGFVGGIRGMAELEKLVDSGRFAAAFSLYPTAIEDLMAIADANEIMPPKSTWFEPKLRDAMVVHLIGR
- a CDS encoding NAD(P)/FAD-dependent oxidoreductase, which encodes MSDTIYDIAIIGGGPAGLSAALTGRIRNKKILLFEHLGFSEKLQKGHTINNYLGIPAVSGQELMKQFADHVLSYSPELVKEKVVNIFPGDGMFTILTSKSTYEAKAVIIATGVVATGLFEGEKDLLGRGVSYCATCDGMLYRDQDVAVISYTREGEHEAEYLAEICRQVYYLPQYKSEFSAMRSNLAIKTVRPRALSNEANAISLATDKENINVGGVFILRQSDPVENLLPGIELEGEVIKVNRDMATSIPGVFAAGDCTGKPWQISRATGEGLVAVLSAISYLDSQAKAAGA
- a CDS encoding acyl-CoA thioesterase; its protein translation is MFAIQSKTVEQSKVSIGNLMQPEHANPPGNIHGGEIMKLMDNAAAIVALRHTRTNVATKRVDQLVFHHPVHVGDFVICNAQLTFVGKSSMEVLVTVLVDNITKDQPTKVALTAFFTLVALDGNGMPADAPPLAIITEEERVLFEAGRQRYLSYKQQRLR
- a CDS encoding 2-oxoacid:acceptor oxidoreductase subunit alpha, coding for MNKDFTCLFAGEAGYGVMSAGSTLAKAAGRNGLWAFVVNEYPSLIKGGLNTCLVRLAASPLQAHEESLDFFAGLSQEGLEQNYSRLKPGAALLVDTAIKVESSRLPSDVRVYLLPLIQKGSGDVAKIMSNSAMLGAFCAISGFPLELVETVLAGEFKPEVFAKNRELLRAAFELAAEQAVVASFPLPVGANPAQKMLINGNDAISMGAIQAGCKFAAGYPMTPGSSVLTYLADHGPQFGLVFKQAEDEIAAMNMLIGAGYAGVRAIGSTSGGGFALMVEALGFAGLAEVPVVMVNAQRGGPSTGQPTRTAQADLAFVINSSQGEFPRIVLAVGDVEECFVETFRAFNLAEKYQIPVIILTDKYLADSSVTHPFFNTNGLTIERGKLADETWLAANRPYKRYEFTDDGVSVRAVPGMAGGRHIATSYTHGEDGFYSSGNREYAATEPEITVKALDKLFAKEPHILAELPAVKLHGPETADLTLVAWGSTKGAALEAMELAKAAGLSVNLLQVLYMSPFPAAAVEAVLGKAKHTLLLEGNKTAQLGALIRMHTGIYIDDNYLKYDSRAFTPSLILEKIKEVLA